In the Chromobacterium sp. ATCC 53434 genome, TTTTCGCAGCGCGCAGTCGGCCGCCCCGTATGCCTGGCCAGCCAGCCACGCATGGCCACGCAGGCCCAGGCCGCGGCGGCGCAAGCCATGCCGCCAGCCATCGTGCCCGGCATGCCTTGGCGGCCGATCAGCCAACCGCCTAGCGCGGAGCCTAGCGCCACACCGAGATTGATGAAGGAAATATACAGCGCGCCCAGAAATTCCGGCGCGTCGGGCGCCTCCGCGCTCAGCCAGACCTGAGTGACCACCAGTCCGGAGGTGTGCGCCGCGCCCCAGAACGCCGCCACGCCCGCCAAAACCGGCCAGGACAGGCTGCCCAGCCAAAACAGCGGCAGATAGGCTGCGATCAGGCAACCGGGATGGAGCACGGCGGCGACAACGCGGTTGCGGCCCATCGCGCGGCCGCCCAATATATTGCCGGCCAATCCCCCCGCGCCAAACAACAGCAGCAGCCAATTGGCCGCTTCTTCGCCCACCCTGGCCTCGCTGCGCAACAAGACCGCCGCGTAACCGTAGACGCAGAACATCGCCGCGAATATCAGCGTGGCTCCGGCCAGGTTCAGCCACAAGGCCGGCCGGCGCAGAATCGCCAAGTCCGCCATCAGGCCGACGCCGCGCCGCGTCGGCGCATCCGGCAGGCAAAACCAGAGGCCCAACGCCGCCGCGCCATTCATCGCCGAGCCGAACAGGCAGGCGGCCTCGTACGAAAAGCGCGTCGCCAGCCAGCCAGTGGCGGGAATGCCCAACACCATGCCCATGCTAGTGCCGATGAAGGCTTTGGCCGAAGCTTCCGCCGCCCGCCGCGGCGGATACAAAGCCGCGGCGGCGACAAAAGCCAGCGCGAAAAACACCGGGTGTAGCAGCGCCGGCGCCACCCGGCTCAACAGCAGCACCGGGTAGTTCGGCGCCAGCGCCATCGCGGCGCAGGCGGCGGCGAAAACCGACAGGCACGCCGTCAGCACGCCTCGCCTGGAGCGCCGGGACAGCACAAGCGTGGCCGGTGGCCCGGCCAGGGCCACCGTCAGCGCGAACACGCTCACCAGCGCCCCCGCCTGCGACACCGACACGCCATATCAACTGACGATATCCGGCAACAACCCGACCACGCCGAACTCGACGACGTACAGGCCAAACAGGCCCAGACCCAGGAAAAACATCGCCGCGCCTGGCCGGCTGTCACAATGCGGCATAAACGGCCTCGCACAGATCGACGGTGAAACGACCGGACATGCCCTCAAACGCGGTGTTGGTGAGGGCGACCACGCTCAAGGAGCGGGCGGGATCGACAAACCAGGCATGCCCGTACGCGCCGCCTAGCCGCCAGCTGCCGACCGACTCCGGCGTGGCCGCCGCCTGCGGGTCGCGCAGCACGGTAAAGCCCAGGCCGAAACCTCGCCCCGGCCATGCCGCCAGCGTCAAGCCTGCCGCCTGATCGCGCGCCATCTCCCGCGCCAGCCGGGATGGCAACACCCGGCCATCGTCCGCGCGCAGGCTTTCCAGAAAAGCGAGAAAATCCGCCGCCGTGCCTATCATGCCGGAACCGCCGGATGCAAACGCTTTGGCATCGAACGCGCGCCGCGGCGCGAAGCGCAGGCCGGCGGTGCCGGGAAACACCGGCGCCGTCTCCAGGTCGGACATCCGGCGAGGGCGGGGCTCGGCATCGACATACGCCGCCGCCAGCCTTGCCGGATCCGCCACCTCGAACGAGGTATCTCGCAGGCCAAGCGGCTGCGTGACCCAGCGAGCCAGCGCCGCCGGTAGACTCAGGCCGCTGGCGCGTTCGATCACCGCGCCCAGCACATCGGTCGCCAGCGAATAGCCCCACGCCTCGCCAGGCGAATACAGCAAAGGCACGCCCGCCAGCCGGCGCAGGTTCTCCTCCAGGCTCAAGTCCGACTCATCCATGCCGTCCGACACGCCGGCAGCCCGATAAGCGCCGCCGCCTTCCGCTTCGAGAAAGCCATAACCGAATCCGGCGGTATGGCTCAGCAGCTGCCGCAGCGTGATCGTCGCGACGACGCCGTCAGCCAGGCGCGGCTGAAACCAGGGCAGAATATCGGCGACAGCCTGATCCAGGGCCAGCACGCCCAGTCCCACCAGCGCGAGCGCCGCCGCGCTGACCATCGGCTTGCTGACGGACGCCAGCCGGAATAAAGCATCCAGCCGCATCGGCACGCCGGCTTCGCGATCGGCCATGCCATACGCCGCCTGGTGCACCAGGCGGCCGTCGCGCATCGCCAGCACCACAGCCCCCACCAAGCGTCCCGCCTGGATCGACCGCTCGACCACCGCGCCGACGCCAGCCAACTCCTGCCGCGCCGCGCCCGCCGTTTGCGGAAAATTGGTTTCCACTTGCATTTCGCGCTCCTTGCCCGTCCGGGCTTGTGATGAACGCAATCATGCTAAAGAGATAACGAGAACAGAAAAATAGTCTTGAATTCCGTTAAAATCGGACAAAACCATCCGCAATGAGGCGCTCAATTGGACGGGACAAGCGGTTTCAAGATATTTGTACTGGCAGCCGATACCCGCAGCTTCGCCAAGGCCGGGCGACTGTTGGGCATTTCGTCGTCCGCCGTCGGCAAAAGCGTGGCGCGGCTGGAGGAAAAACTGGGCGCGCGCCTGTTTCACCGCAGCACCCGCAGCATCGCGCTGACCGCCGAGGGGCAGGCATTCCTCACGCGCTGCCGCCGCATCCTGGAGGAAATCGAATCGGCCGAACAAGAGCTGCAAAGCCTCTCCCGCGCGCCGCGGGGACGGCTGCGGCTTAGCTTGCCGGTCGCGGGCGAGCTGTTGAATCCGCTGCTGTCGGGCTTTGCCGCGCAGTACCCGGACATCGAGCTGGAACTGGACTTCAGCGACCGCGTGGTAGAACTGATAGAGGAAGGATTCGATGCGGCGATCCGCATCGGGGAGCTGAGGGATTCGCGGCTGCAGTCTCGCCGGCTGGGCGCCTTCCGCCTGCTGCTGGCGGCGTCGCCGGACTACCTGGCCAAGATGGGAGAGCCCGCGACGCCCGCGGACCTGGCCCGCCACCGCTGCCTGCACTACCGCTTCCCCAACAGCGGCAAAACGCAAGCCTGGCCGCTCGCCGGCCTGTCGGCATTGCCGCAAACCATGGTGTGCAACACCGTGGACACGCTGGTCCACATGGCCAGCCAGGGCCTTGGCATCTGCTGCGCGCCGGATTTCGCGGCGCGGCAGGCCTTGCGGGCCGGCAAGCTGCGCGCGGTGCTGGCAGATGAAACCCGGCACGCCGGCGCCTTTCATCTGCTCTGGCCGTCCGGCCGCCATCCGACGCCCAGGCTGCGAGCCTTCATCGACTACCTGGCCCGCCAGCCCTTTCCCGCTGCTTAGGCGTCGCCGTCCTCTTCGCCGTCGCCCGCGTCATCCAACCGCAACTGCGCCGCCAGCTGCTTGTTGTTGCGGATGCCCAGCTTGCGCAGTTTTTCGGCGCTGGTCATCAGATTGCCGCGGCCGCTGGACAGCTGCTTCATCGCATCGGAGAAGGTGTCGCGGCTGATATCCAGTTGCTTGCCCAGCTTTTCCATATTGGCGACGAAGCCGGCGAACTTGTCGTACATCGCCCCGCCCTGGCGCGCGATCTCCTGCGCGTTCTGGTTCTGGTACTCGTAGCGCCAGATGCTGGCGACGGTGCGCAGCGTGGCCAGCAGCGTGCTCGGGCCGACTATCATGATGCGACGCTCGAAGGCCTCGTTGAACAGGCTCATGTCGTGCTGCACCGCCAGCAGATAGGCCGGCTCCACCGGGATGAACATGAAGACGAAGTCCAGCGTGTTCAGTTTGTACAGGTCCTGGTAACGCTTTTCCGACAGCGAGCGGATATGGGCGCGGATCGCGGCGATATGGCCCTTCAGCTCGGCCTCTCGCGCAGCGTCGCCGTCGGCGGCGGTATAGCGGACATAGGCGTTCAGCGACACCTTGGAGTCGACCACCAGCTGCTTGCCCTCCGGCAGGTCTATCACCACGTCCGGCTGGTAGCGTTTGCCGCCATCGTCGGTTTCCAGAATATCCGACACCTGCACCCGGTACTCGCGGTCGCGGGTCAGGCCCGAGGTTTCCAGCACCTTCTCTAGCACCATCTCGCCCCAGGTGCCCTGCGCCTTGCTGCTGGCGCCGGTCAACGCGTTGGTCAGCGCGACGGCGTCGTCGCCGAGCCGGGTGTTCAGCTCCTGCAGCCGCTTCAACTCGGTCTCCAGCGTCAGCCGTTCCTTGCTGTCCTTGTCGTAGGTGTCCTGCACCAGCTTGCCGAAGTTCTGGATGCGCTCGTGCAGCGGATTCAGCAGCG is a window encoding:
- the rmuC gene encoding DNA recombination protein RmuC, yielding MLVIGLLLGLLGGGAAAWAARGRSVRDLESLRQQAAGLQAQLDALRPQLEDARSREQEAGRALQAQSQQLADSQTQLGAYVARAQRVPELEKQLQERGEQLDGLQLELRRLSSLLAASEEQGRLLDALQRRSQQQGEDIVRLSAREQELATLLDGERRQSQEKLALLMEARQTLTDQFKALAGDILEEKSKRFTEQNQQNLGTLLNPLHERIQNFGKLVQDTYDKDSKERLTLETELKRLQELNTRLGDDAVALTNALTGASSKAQGTWGEMVLEKVLETSGLTRDREYRVQVSDILETDDGGKRYQPDVVIDLPEGKQLVVDSKVSLNAYVRYTAADGDAAREAELKGHIAAIRAHIRSLSEKRYQDLYKLNTLDFVFMFIPVEPAYLLAVQHDMSLFNEAFERRIMIVGPSTLLATLRTVASIWRYEYQNQNAQEIARQGGAMYDKFAGFVANMEKLGKQLDISRDTFSDAMKQLSSGRGNLMTSAEKLRKLGIRNNKQLAAQLRLDDAGDGEEDGDA
- a CDS encoding serine hydrolase, producing the protein MQVETNFPQTAGAARQELAGVGAVVERSIQAGRLVGAVVLAMRDGRLVHQAAYGMADREAGVPMRLDALFRLASVSKPMVSAAALALVGLGVLALDQAVADILPWFQPRLADGVVATITLRQLLSHTAGFGYGFLEAEGGGAYRAAGVSDGMDESDLSLEENLRRLAGVPLLYSPGEAWGYSLATDVLGAVIERASGLSLPAALARWVTQPLGLRDTSFEVADPARLAAAYVDAEPRPRRMSDLETAPVFPGTAGLRFAPRRAFDAKAFASGGSGMIGTAADFLAFLESLRADDGRVLPSRLAREMARDQAAGLTLAAWPGRGFGLGFTVLRDPQAAATPESVGSWRLGGAYGHAWFVDPARSLSVVALTNTAFEGMSGRFTVDLCEAVYAAL
- a CDS encoding LysR family transcriptional regulator: MDGTSGFKIFVLAADTRSFAKAGRLLGISSSAVGKSVARLEEKLGARLFHRSTRSIALTAEGQAFLTRCRRILEEIESAEQELQSLSRAPRGRLRLSLPVAGELLNPLLSGFAAQYPDIELELDFSDRVVELIEEGFDAAIRIGELRDSRLQSRRLGAFRLLLAASPDYLAKMGEPATPADLARHRCLHYRFPNSGKTQAWPLAGLSALPQTMVCNTVDTLVHMASQGLGICCAPDFAARQALRAGKLRAVLADETRHAGAFHLLWPSGRHPTPRLRAFIDYLARQPFPAA
- a CDS encoding MFS transporter codes for the protein MSVSQAGALVSVFALTVALAGPPATLVLSRRSRRGVLTACLSVFAAACAAMALAPNYPVLLLSRVAPALLHPVFFALAFVAAAALYPPRRAAEASAKAFIGTSMGMVLGIPATGWLATRFSYEAACLFGSAMNGAAALGLWFCLPDAPTRRGVGLMADLAILRRPALWLNLAGATLIFAAMFCVYGYAAVLLRSEARVGEEAANWLLLLFGAGGLAGNILGGRAMGRNRVVAAVLHPGCLIAAYLPLFWLGSLSWPVLAGVAAFWGAAHTSGLVVTQVWLSAEAPDAPEFLGALYISFINLGVALGSALGGWLIGRQGMPGTMAGGMACAAAAWACVAMRGWLARHTGRPTARCENTLS